One genomic window of Pseudomonas sp. LFM046 includes the following:
- a CDS encoding precorrin-8X methylmutase, translating into MIEYIRDGQEIYRNSFSIIRAEANLAGIPADLEKLAVRVIHACGMVDVVEDLRFSPDAGAAGRAAIAAGAPILCDARMVAEGITRARLPANNKVVCTLNDPGVPELARERGNTRSAVALEHWREHLEGSVVVIGNAPTALFYLLEMLDAGAPKPALILGFPVGFVGAAESKDMLAADSRGVPYVIVRGRRGGSAMAAAAVNALATEVE; encoded by the coding sequence ATGATCGAGTACATCCGCGATGGTCAGGAGATCTATCGCAACTCCTTCTCCATCATCCGCGCCGAAGCCAACCTTGCCGGCATTCCCGCCGACCTGGAAAAGCTCGCGGTGCGGGTGATCCACGCCTGCGGCATGGTCGATGTGGTGGAGGACCTGCGCTTCTCCCCCGACGCCGGTGCTGCTGGCCGTGCGGCCATCGCCGCTGGCGCACCGATCCTCTGCGATGCACGCATGGTGGCCGAAGGCATTACCCGCGCCCGCCTGCCTGCGAACAACAAGGTGGTCTGCACCCTCAACGATCCCGGCGTACCGGAGCTTGCGCGTGAACGGGGCAACACCCGCTCGGCGGTAGCCCTGGAGCACTGGCGCGAGCACCTGGAAGGCAGCGTGGTGGTGATCGGCAATGCGCCCACCGCGCTGTTCTACCTGCTGGAAATGCTCGATGCCGGCGCCCCGAAGCCGGCCCTGATCCTCGGCTTCCCGGTGGGCTTCGTCGGTGCGGCGGAATCCAAGGACATGCTCGCCGCCGATAGCCGCGGCGTGCCCTATGTGATCGTGCGCGGCCGTCGCGGCGGCAGCGCCATGGCGGCCGCGGCGGTCAACGCCCTGGCCACGGAGGTGGAATGA
- the cobG gene encoding precorrin-3B synthase: MKHAQPTSSSVRPSACPGLLRIVPAKDGGICRIKLPCGRLTSGQARAVAAAASEHAGGVIEATNRSNLQIRGVKAGTEQSLIDALLAAGLGAGSPGADDVRNLMVSPLAGLDPRAAVDVSPLADQILALLQGKPHFHALSPKFALLLDGGESMAMLDHPHDIWLAAMGRGEDALFAFGLAGCPPQSADDVPALAAVPRTQVPALVEALLDLFLDLATPEQTRMRHVLEHRPSGDLLLRLQQRLDRPLLPAGDWHRPAPQPFAHLGIRYSQHVGGAPVLGRLDPTQLHALADLADAQGDGSLRLTPWQSVLLPNARGPEAVLYEMRQMGLVTDAREPLARLIACTGSAGCAKGLADTKADGLALAPLLPPGAHVHLSGCPRSCAAAHVAPFTLLATGPGRYDLYQRGGTGFGQQLAREISIQEAGERLAASPDTWSSTP; this comes from the coding sequence GTGAAGCACGCCCAGCCCACATCTTCGTCCGTCCGCCCCTCGGCCTGTCCCGGGCTGTTGCGCATCGTCCCGGCGAAAGACGGTGGCATCTGCCGCATCAAGCTGCCCTGCGGCCGGCTGACGTCTGGCCAGGCCCGCGCCGTGGCGGCGGCCGCCAGCGAGCATGCCGGCGGCGTGATCGAGGCCACCAATCGTTCCAACCTGCAGATTCGCGGTGTGAAGGCCGGCACCGAGCAGTCGCTGATCGATGCCCTGCTGGCCGCCGGACTGGGCGCCGGTTCCCCCGGCGCCGACGACGTGCGCAACCTGATGGTCAGCCCCCTGGCCGGGCTCGATCCCCGCGCCGCGGTGGATGTCTCGCCGCTGGCCGACCAGATCCTCGCGCTGCTGCAAGGCAAGCCACACTTCCACGCCCTGTCGCCCAAGTTCGCCCTGCTGCTGGATGGCGGCGAGTCCATGGCGATGCTGGACCACCCCCACGATATCTGGCTGGCCGCCATGGGCCGGGGCGAAGACGCGCTGTTCGCCTTCGGCCTGGCGGGCTGCCCGCCACAATCGGCAGACGATGTGCCTGCGCTGGCTGCCGTGCCCCGCACCCAGGTTCCGGCGCTGGTGGAGGCCCTGCTCGATCTGTTCCTCGACCTGGCGACGCCGGAGCAGACGCGCATGCGCCACGTACTGGAACACCGTCCGTCAGGCGACCTGTTGCTACGCCTGCAGCAGCGTCTGGACAGGCCCCTGCTGCCCGCCGGCGACTGGCATCGCCCTGCCCCGCAGCCCTTCGCCCACCTGGGTATTCGCTATAGCCAGCACGTCGGCGGCGCGCCGGTCCTGGGTCGACTGGACCCCACGCAGCTCCATGCCCTGGCAGACCTCGCCGATGCCCAGGGCGACGGCAGCCTGCGCCTGACGCCCTGGCAATCCGTGCTGCTGCCCAATGCCCGCGGCCCCGAGGCAGTGCTGTACGAGATGCGCCAAATGGGGCTGGTCACCGACGCCCGCGAGCCGCTGGCACGTCTGATCGCCTGCACCGGCTCCGCCGGCTGCGCCAAAGGCCTGGCCGACACCAAGGCCGATGGTCTGGCCCTGGCACCGCTGCTACCCCCCGGCGCCCACGTCCACCTCAGCGGCTGTCCGCGCTCCTGCGCCGCCGCCCATGTGGCGCCCTTTACCCTGCTGGCGACCGGCCCCGGCCGCTACGACCTTTACCAGCGCGGCGGCACCGGCTTCGGCCAACAGCTGGCGCGCGAGATCAGCATCCAAGAGGCCGGTGAACGCCTGGCCGCCTCTCCTGACACCTGGAGTTCCACCCCATGA
- a CDS encoding bifunctional cobalt-precorrin-7 (C(5))-methyltransferase/cobalt-precorrin-6B (C(15))-methyltransferase produces the protein MQPWLTVVGIGEDGYAGLGKAARRALLEAAEVVGSPRQLDLLPHCIRARRTPWPSPFSVVPVLEKSGTPVCVLASGDPMFFGVGASLARQVAVEEMHVIPAPSSCSLAAARLGWPLQDATQLSVVARPLAALNAYLHDGARLLVLSNDGDSPAAIAALLMERGFGRSRITVLEHLGGERERRIDGIASDWSLVDAAALNLVAIECRAEEGVRSLPLTTGLPDDAYRHDGQLTKRDVRAITLARLAPRPGELLWDVGAGCGSIGIEWMRAHPSCRAIAIEANEGRQDHIRHNRDALGVPGLQLVAGQAPAALDGLPAPDAIFIGGGVTEPGVLDTCWEQLKPGGRLIANAVTLQSEATLVAFRERQGGELTRIAIAQAQPLGGFDTWRSALPITLLEVVKP, from the coding sequence ATGCAGCCCTGGCTGACAGTGGTGGGAATTGGCGAAGACGGCTATGCGGGCCTTGGCAAGGCCGCGCGCCGTGCATTGCTGGAAGCCGCCGAAGTGGTCGGCAGCCCGCGCCAGCTCGACCTGCTGCCGCACTGCATTCGTGCCCGGCGCACGCCGTGGCCGAGCCCATTCTCAGTGGTGCCGGTGCTGGAAAAGAGCGGGACGCCGGTCTGCGTTCTGGCCAGCGGTGACCCCATGTTCTTCGGCGTCGGTGCCAGCCTGGCGCGGCAGGTGGCGGTGGAGGAAATGCACGTGATTCCGGCGCCTTCGTCCTGTTCCCTGGCCGCCGCTCGCCTGGGCTGGCCGCTGCAGGACGCGACCCAGCTCTCCGTGGTGGCGCGGCCCCTGGCGGCACTCAACGCCTATCTCCACGACGGCGCCCGACTGCTGGTGTTGAGCAACGACGGCGACAGTCCGGCCGCCATTGCCGCGCTGCTGATGGAGCGGGGCTTCGGCCGAAGCCGGATCACCGTGCTGGAGCACCTGGGCGGCGAGCGGGAACGGCGCATCGACGGCATCGCCAGCGACTGGTCCCTTGTCGACGCCGCCGCGCTTAATCTCGTGGCCATCGAATGCCGGGCGGAGGAGGGCGTTCGCTCGTTGCCACTGACCACCGGGCTGCCAGACGATGCCTACCGCCACGACGGCCAACTCACCAAGCGTGATGTCCGCGCCATCACCCTGGCGAGGCTGGCGCCGCGTCCCGGTGAGCTGCTTTGGGATGTGGGCGCCGGTTGCGGCTCAATCGGCATCGAATGGATGCGCGCGCACCCGAGCTGCCGCGCCATCGCGATCGAAGCCAACGAGGGCCGACAGGACCATATTCGTCACAACCGCGATGCCCTCGGCGTGCCCGGCCTGCAACTGGTGGCCGGCCAGGCTCCGGCAGCGCTCGACGGCCTGCCCGCGCCGGATGCCATCTTCATCGGCGGCGGCGTCACCGAGCCCGGTGTGCTGGACACCTGCTGGGAGCAGTTGAAACCCGGCGGACGCCTGATCGCCAACGCCGTGACCCTGCAGAGCGAAGCCACGCTGGTGGCCTTCCGCGAACGCCAGGGCGGCGAACTCACCCGCATCGCCATTGCCCAGGCCCAGCCGCTGGGCGGCTTCGATACCTGGCGCTCGGCGTTGCCGATTACCCTGCTCGAAGTGGTGAAGCCGTGA
- a CDS encoding cobalt-precorrin-5B (C(1))-methyltransferase, with amino-acid sequence MRDETPEQPAPLRSGYTTGSCATATSLAAARLLLGGEATDAVEITLPKGQQVLMRLEFCRLIEGGAEAGTLKDAGDDPDVTHGALIYAQVRLAAEPGVRFHAGPGVGTVTKPGLTLAVGEPAINPVPRQMMTGHLTQLAAEQGYAGGFEVTLCVQGGEELALKTMNPRLGILGGLSILGTTGIVRPFSCSAYIASIHQGIDVARANGFTHLAACTGNASEDAMRRRYHLDDTALIEMGDFAGAVLKHLRKAPVEKLSLCGGFGKISKLAAGHLDLHSRSSSIDLPLLAQWAAELGASTELQEAMRGANTSQLALVMAHDAGIPLGNAVCAHALAFARKTVPASVTLEVFAIDRQGNIVGEAVEQP; translated from the coding sequence ATGCGTGACGAAACCCCCGAACAACCCGCCCCCCTGCGCAGCGGCTACACCACCGGCAGCTGCGCCACCGCCACCAGCCTGGCGGCAGCGCGCCTGTTGCTGGGGGGCGAGGCGACGGATGCGGTCGAGATCACCCTGCCCAAGGGCCAGCAGGTGCTGATGCGCCTGGAGTTCTGCCGCCTGATCGAGGGTGGTGCCGAAGCCGGAACCCTCAAGGATGCCGGCGACGACCCGGACGTGACCCACGGCGCGCTGATCTACGCCCAGGTGCGCTTGGCGGCCGAACCCGGCGTGCGTTTCCACGCTGGCCCCGGCGTCGGCACCGTCACCAAGCCGGGCCTGACCCTGGCTGTCGGCGAGCCCGCCATCAACCCGGTGCCCCGGCAGATGATGACGGGCCACCTGACCCAACTCGCGGCGGAGCAGGGCTACGCCGGCGGCTTCGAGGTGACCCTCTGCGTGCAGGGCGGCGAGGAGCTGGCGCTGAAGACCATGAACCCGCGCCTGGGCATCCTCGGCGGGCTTTCCATCCTTGGCACCACCGGTATCGTCCGGCCCTTCTCCTGCTCGGCGTACATCGCTTCCATCCATCAGGGCATCGATGTCGCCCGCGCCAACGGTTTCACCCATCTCGCGGCCTGCACCGGCAACGCCAGCGAGGACGCCATGCGCCGTCGCTATCACCTGGATGACACGGCCCTGATCGAGATGGGCGACTTCGCCGGCGCTGTACTCAAGCACCTGCGCAAGGCGCCTGTGGAAAAACTCAGCCTGTGCGGTGGCTTCGGCAAGATCAGCAAACTCGCCGCCGGCCATCTGGACCTGCACAGCCGCAGCTCCAGTATCGATCTGCCGCTGCTGGCGCAATGGGCTGCCGAACTGGGAGCCAGCACCGAGTTGCAGGAGGCCATGCGCGGCGCCAATACCAGCCAGCTGGCGCTGGTCATGGCCCATGACGCGGGCATTCCGCTGGGCAATGCGGTCTGCGCCCACGCCCTGGCTTTCGCCCGCAAGACGGTGCCGGCCAGCGTGACGCTGGAGGTCTTCGCCATCGACCGTCAGGGGAATATCGTCGGCGAAGCGGTGGAACAGCCATGA
- a CDS encoding cobalt-precorrin-6A reductase, whose product MKRILLLGGVSEALAIARRLGPDHIYSLAGLGKVPDDLACQVRVGGYGGAEGLARFIAQEAIDLLLDATHPYAAQISQNAATAASLSGIPCWALRRPGWQAGPGDDWREVADWAELIEALKGFRRPFFTLGREPLEHLHEIPSQQHWTVRCLQSQPAGERYDVIGARGPFNLDDERELFSRLQSDVLISKNSGSQSTEPKLQVARELGLPVLILKRPDLPGVAREFDSVEGLWQALTTYLETP is encoded by the coding sequence ATGAAGCGCATCCTCCTGCTGGGCGGCGTCAGCGAAGCCCTGGCCATCGCCCGCCGCCTCGGCCCCGACCACATTTACAGCCTCGCCGGTCTCGGCAAAGTGCCGGATGACCTCGCTTGTCAGGTGCGCGTAGGCGGCTATGGTGGCGCCGAGGGACTGGCGCGATTCATCGCACAAGAGGCTATCGACCTGTTGCTGGACGCTACCCATCCCTATGCCGCGCAGATCAGCCAGAACGCTGCCACGGCAGCCTCGCTGTCTGGCATCCCTTGTTGGGCGCTGCGCCGTCCCGGCTGGCAGGCCGGCCCCGGGGACGACTGGCGCGAGGTGGCCGATTGGGCCGAGCTGATCGAGGCGCTGAAGGGGTTCCGCCGGCCCTTTTTCACCCTGGGGCGTGAGCCCCTGGAACACCTCCACGAAATCCCTTCGCAGCAGCACTGGACGGTGCGCTGCCTGCAATCCCAACCGGCGGGCGAGCGTTACGACGTCATCGGCGCTCGCGGTCCCTTCAACCTGGACGACGAGCGCGAGCTGTTCTCCCGATTGCAGAGCGATGTGCTGATCAGCAAGAACAGCGGCAGCCAGTCCACCGAGCCCAAGCTGCAGGTGGCCCGCGAATTGGGGCTGCCGGTCTTGATCCTCAAGCGTCCGGATTTGCCTGGCGTGGCTCGCGAATTCGATTCCGTCGAAGGCCTCTGGCAGGCCCTCACGACCTACCTGGAAACCCCATGA
- a CDS encoding (2Fe-2S) ferredoxin domain-containing protein, giving the protein MTATSYARVLFAGPDLGKGSFAELFRRQLTTLLGEAALADIVDTSSGYDALWPVVQSSPRPLLVVDLDPQSSPQHLDWLRSELGRLDAPDQLFAASLLGQYDTDPAGAACTLADRRELHRPCVDVPVLPERHSWSCIPPHSRRLLLCNGPRCTRRGALPLWKKLRETLKAAGKLECDGGVLITRTHCQYPCDEGPTASLQPDGEWYCIRNEEEVLRWVQERIVEDRPVPEMLMKA; this is encoded by the coding sequence ATGACTGCAACATCCTACGCTCGCGTGCTATTCGCCGGACCGGACCTTGGCAAAGGCTCCTTTGCCGAACTCTTCCGCCGCCAGCTCACGACCCTGCTCGGCGAGGCGGCCCTGGCCGATATCGTCGACACGTCCTCTGGCTACGACGCCCTGTGGCCCGTTGTGCAGTCCAGCCCGCGCCCGCTGCTGGTGGTCGACCTCGATCCGCAATCCTCCCCCCAGCACCTGGACTGGTTGCGCAGCGAACTGGGCAGGCTGGACGCCCCCGACCAGCTCTTCGCCGCCAGCCTGCTGGGCCAATACGACACCGACCCGGCAGGTGCCGCCTGCACCCTGGCCGACCGCCGCGAACTGCACCGTCCCTGTGTGGATGTGCCGGTCCTGCCCGAACGCCATTCCTGGTCCTGCATCCCGCCCCATTCCCGCCGGCTGCTGCTCTGCAACGGCCCCCGCTGCACCCGCCGTGGCGCACTGCCGCTGTGGAAGAAACTGCGCGAAACCCTCAAGGCCGCCGGCAAGCTGGAATGCGACGGCGGTGTGCTGATCACCCGCACCCACTGCCAATACCCCTGCGACGAAGGCCCCACCGCCAGCCTTCAGCCCGACGGCGAGTGGTACTGCATTCGCAATGAGGAAGAGGTGCTGCGCTGGGTGCAGGAGCGGATCGTGGAAGACCGGCCGGTGCCGGAGATGTTGATGAAGGCGTGA
- a CDS encoding VWA domain-containing protein, producing the protein MRPRTVTGAGARPRPGTLGNGRSGARRSGANGAIQWLPTLLRGRPRKAADLVRAPRSQRPDQLWLVVVDASASTRRHGALAQAKGLLANLFDAAYRQRTRLAVLHATGRQPQWLWQGQKASPALHHWLAELGAGGGTPLIDALQQSAHWLARRQRQKPAEEQRMLILTDGRLKEWPALEPLGCPTLLVNIEGGPIRLGRAKKLAEELGAEYRTISEL; encoded by the coding sequence ATCCGCCCGCGTACGGTCACAGGGGCGGGTGCCCGGCCCAGACCCGGCACTCTTGGCAACGGCCGCAGCGGCGCTCGCCGCTCGGGCGCCAATGGTGCAATCCAGTGGTTGCCCACGCTCCTGCGCGGTCGCCCGCGCAAGGCCGCCGACCTGGTGCGTGCGCCGCGCAGCCAGCGCCCTGACCAGCTCTGGCTGGTGGTCGTCGATGCCTCCGCCTCCACCCGCCGCCACGGCGCGCTGGCCCAGGCCAAGGGGCTGCTGGCCAATCTGTTCGACGCCGCCTATCGCCAGCGCACCCGCCTCGCCGTGCTCCACGCCACTGGGCGCCAGCCACAGTGGCTCTGGCAGGGTCAGAAAGCCTCCCCCGCCCTGCACCACTGGCTCGCCGAACTTGGTGCCGGCGGTGGCACTCCATTGATCGACGCGCTGCAGCAATCAGCACACTGGCTGGCACGTCGGCAACGACAGAAGCCGGCCGAGGAGCAGCGAATGCTGATCCTCACCGATGGGCGTTTGAAGGAATGGCCGGCGCTGGAGCCGCTGGGTTGCCCGACGCTGCTGGTGAATATCGAGGGGGGGCCGATTCGCCTGGGGCGTGCGAAGAAGCTGGCGGAGGAGTTGGGCGCGGAGTACAGGACCATCTCCGAGCTGTGA
- a CDS encoding AAA family ATPase: protein MSELPNFPLSAVVGADELKLALYLAAIDPAIGGVLIEGPRGMAKSTLARGIAELLPDGIFVTLPLGASEERIVGTLDLDAALGEGRARFSPGVLAKAHGGVLYVDEVNLLPDHLVDLLLDVAASGVNQVERDGISHRHAARFVLIGTMNPEEGELRPQLLDRFGLKVLQDGQPQPAERAEIVRRRLAFDADPQGFIARWSDEQQALAHRCQDARARLANIPLDDAALDDIAQRCFAAGVDGLRADLVWLRAARAHAAWRGAERIEAADIDAVEHFALAHRRTHTPPPASQPPQSPPAGSQSQASGGEGQWGELPAHAVPMGERRDLPRWPKKP, encoded by the coding sequence ATGTCCGAGCTTCCCAACTTCCCCCTGAGCGCCGTCGTCGGCGCCGACGAGCTGAAACTGGCGCTCTACCTCGCGGCCATCGACCCGGCCATTGGCGGCGTGCTGATCGAGGGTCCGCGCGGCATGGCCAAGTCCACCCTGGCCCGGGGCATTGCCGAACTGCTGCCGGACGGCATCTTCGTCACCCTGCCGCTGGGCGCCAGCGAGGAACGCATCGTCGGCACCCTGGATCTGGACGCCGCACTCGGCGAAGGCCGCGCCCGCTTCTCCCCCGGCGTGCTGGCCAAGGCCCACGGCGGCGTGCTCTACGTGGATGAAGTGAACCTGCTGCCCGACCACCTGGTGGACCTGCTGCTGGATGTAGCCGCCAGCGGCGTGAACCAGGTGGAGCGCGACGGCATCTCCCACCGCCACGCGGCGCGCTTTGTGTTGATCGGCACGATGAACCCCGAGGAAGGCGAACTGCGCCCACAGCTGCTGGACCGCTTTGGTCTCAAGGTACTGCAGGACGGCCAGCCACAACCGGCCGAGCGCGCCGAGATCGTCCGCCGTCGCCTGGCATTCGACGCCGACCCGCAGGGTTTCATCGCCCGCTGGAGTGACGAGCAACAGGCCCTCGCCCACCGTTGCCAGGATGCCCGCGCACGTCTTGCGAACATTCCGCTGGACGATGCCGCCCTGGATGACATCGCCCAGCGCTGCTTCGCCGCCGGAGTCGACGGCCTGCGCGCCGACCTGGTCTGGCTGCGTGCCGCCCGCGCCCATGCCGCCTGGCGAGGTGCCGAGCGGATCGAGGCGGCGGATATCGACGCCGTCGAGCATTTCGCGCTGGCTCATCGCCGTACTCATACGCCGCCGCCCGCGTCCCAGCCGCCGCAGTCCCCGCCCGCTGGCTCGCAATCGCAGGCATCCGGTGGCGAAGGCCAATGGGGCGAATTGCCGGCACACGCGGTGCCCATGGGTGAACGGCGCGACCTGCCGCGCTGGCCAAAAAAGCCCTGA
- a CDS encoding 3-deoxy-7-phosphoheptulonate synthase yields the protein MNSHLSVLSTTVQPLHAIALEAALPPSRSTRPLPTPAELRQRLPLTHECSRQISAQRDAVRAVLDGEDSRLLVVVGPCSIHDPESALDYARRLAALAPEVSDQLLLVMRAYVEKPRTTVGWKGLVYDPHLDGRSDMAEGLALSRRLMLEMAELGLPVATELLQPLVAGYLDDLLSWAAIGARTSESQIHREMVSGLDLPVGFKNGTDGSLGIATDAMRAAAHAHQHFGIDAHGRPALVETAGNADTHLVLRGGHKGPNHDAASVQTAREGLEKLGIAPRIMVDCSHANSGKDPLRQPAVLEDVVNQRLAGQDSLRGVMIESHLFDGAQSLSCELRYGVSVTDGCLGWEGTERILREAAERLRG from the coding sequence ATGAATTCGCATCTATCCGTTCTGTCCACCACTGTACAGCCGCTCCACGCCATCGCGCTGGAGGCTGCCTTGCCGCCATCCCGCAGCACCCGCCCGCTGCCCACGCCCGCCGAACTGCGCCAGCGCCTGCCGCTGACCCATGAATGCTCCCGCCAGATCAGCGCCCAGCGCGATGCCGTGCGCGCCGTGCTGGACGGTGAGGATTCGCGCCTGCTGGTGGTGGTCGGTCCTTGCTCCATCCACGACCCGGAATCCGCCCTCGACTACGCCCGCCGCCTCGCTGCGCTGGCGCCGGAAGTCAGCGACCAGCTGCTGCTGGTGATGCGCGCCTACGTCGAAAAGCCGCGCACCACCGTGGGCTGGAAGGGCCTGGTGTATGACCCGCACCTGGATGGCCGCAGCGACATGGCCGAGGGCCTGGCCCTGAGCCGCCGGCTGATGCTGGAGATGGCCGAGCTGGGTCTGCCGGTCGCGACCGAACTGCTGCAGCCACTGGTGGCCGGTTACCTGGACGACTTGCTGAGCTGGGCCGCCATCGGCGCGCGCACCAGCGAATCGCAGATCCACCGCGAGATGGTCAGCGGCCTGGACCTGCCGGTGGGCTTCAAGAACGGAACGGACGGCAGCCTCGGCATCGCCACCGACGCCATGCGTGCGGCGGCCCATGCGCACCAGCACTTCGGCATCGACGCCCATGGCCGCCCGGCGCTGGTGGAGACAGCCGGCAACGCCGATACCCACCTGGTGCTGCGCGGTGGCCACAAGGGGCCTAACCATGACGCCGCCAGTGTGCAGACGGCCCGCGAAGGGCTGGAGAAACTCGGCATCGCACCGCGCATCATGGTCGATTGCAGTCACGCCAACAGCGGCAAGGACCCGCTACGCCAGCCGGCGGTGCTGGAAGACGTGGTCAATCAACGCCTGGCCGGCCAGGACTCCCTGCGCGGCGTGATGATCGAGAGCCACCTGTTCGATGGTGCGCAGTCGCTGTCCTGCGAACTGCGCTACGGGGTTTCGGTTACCGATGGGTGCCTGGGCTGGGAAGGCACCGAGCGCATCCTGCGGGAGGCGGCAGAAAGGTTGCGGGGGTGA